In the genome of Microaerobacter geothermalis, one region contains:
- a CDS encoding AtuA-related protein, with protein MAAIQLKHVAQARSGDKGNTCDIGLFARTPEMYQVFLKEVTAERVKEHFKDLVFGEVTRYEVPNILALKFVLEEALGGGAASSLRTDNLGKSFGSNLLRMVIEVPDHLLNDENMLKRPWDH; from the coding sequence ATGGCTGCTATACAATTAAAACATGTGGCACAGGCCCGTTCCGGGGATAAAGGAAATACCTGCGATATTGGCTTGTTTGCCAGAACGCCGGAAATGTATCAGGTATTCTTAAAGGAAGTGACAGCAGAAAGGGTTAAGGAGCACTTTAAAGATTTGGTATTTGGGGAAGTGACCAGATATGAAGTGCCTAATATCTTGGCCTTGAAATTTGTGTTGGAGGAGGCCCTTGGCGGAGGAGCTGCATCATCTTTAAGAACAGACAATTTGGGAAAATCCTTTGGCTCTAACCTTCTAAGAATGGTAATAGAAGTTCCCGATCACTTATTAAATGATGAAAATATGTTAAAAAGGCCTTGGGATCATTGA
- a CDS encoding TVP38/TMEM64 family protein, producing MKKIIAALLLFVGSGFILWKTGFIAQLETKNVEQIADYIHSFGWVAIFFSILLVLLQTFFPFIPFVLLAGANVIVFGLAGGYFLSWISSVAGAVIGFLFARYIGRDWAVKKMGKYAFYTRFNQYAKENGFLLIFLGRLIPIIPSSLVNTAAGLTEMRGRTFFWGTFFGKMPMVFLESLMGYDLVYFEENKGRLLILLGLFTVLLIIGQWIRIQYFSLERREEK from the coding sequence GTGAAGAAGATCATCGCTGCTCTGCTTCTTTTTGTCGGAAGCGGTTTTATCCTTTGGAAAACAGGGTTTATTGCCCAATTGGAAACAAAAAATGTGGAACAGATTGCCGATTACATCCATTCCTTTGGTTGGGTCGCCATTTTTTTTAGTATTCTCCTGGTTTTATTACAGACTTTCTTCCCTTTTATTCCCTTTGTTCTACTGGCTGGAGCCAATGTCATCGTTTTTGGCTTGGCCGGGGGCTATTTTTTGTCATGGATTTCATCTGTAGCCGGAGCGGTCATTGGCTTTTTGTTTGCCCGTTATATTGGAAGAGATTGGGCAGTCAAAAAAATGGGAAAATACGCATTCTACACGCGTTTTAACCAATATGCAAAAGAAAATGGTTTTCTTTTGATTTTTTTGGGTCGTCTCATTCCTATTATTCCTTCCAGCTTGGTGAATACTGCTGCTGGACTCACCGAGATGAGAGGAAGAACCTTTTTTTGGGGAACCTTTTTCGGAAAAATGCCCATGGTATTTTTGGAGTCCTTAATGGGATACGATCTGGTTTATTTTGAAGAGAACAAAGGAAGGCTCCTGATCCTTCTCGGTTTATTTACCGTTTTATTAATCATTGGTCAATGGATTCGCATTCAATATTTTTCTCTGGAAAGAAGAGAGGAAAAATAA
- a CDS encoding septation ring formation regulator EzrA, with amino-acid sequence MKKTFLAFFTFILFIGFLFITETGYSAELPEKTDEVVQDEADFFKRPEKEQITSLVNQLPEEYKIVVVKETSPLTIDQFTDELFDTYNISDNGMLIVINSSDNTIAIKPGSQLEKNGINKKMILDKLSFYYTPYAKEGNYATGILTFIQQISEEVQKSKIKKEKEQGTVVDGNPLVNKEVKKGYPLWFIIFLTLLFIVLVFGLIIYWRRKRLLSAIDSMEEWKDQLNEQMANFVLSEKNEVKKYEGETKQLLINTLDQANHILEKGLPEIEVQMMEAEEYCDRFRFKKGWYLIDQMEIHLKNVESQLESMKGQFKEVESTQNHTIDLSMKVKKEKEAVKTVFNQLKTKHHVTFDSFANELEKLEKWENRLVDLMQGNDVVATYGGWAELYAHLEKLHEYILSAASLYHEVEQELKNEMTNLQDLIAEFRSEGVRVDYILTDEQLKGMEEQRLRLLVDWEEGQFEKLKEKMDRLKSQMTEWITRLKQEKENKEQVIDLFHRLPEWLSVIDHERGIILKELEHLHDRYQLDEGELFDDFRDFDSQVNQVKEKLHRSTGLIKEHLQSFSDSLAQLKEIEGLIEELDKRKNQILGLLNNLKKDEDEIKENMLNLSKQLRRAVEEMKRSRLPGIPDHIINGVHIAQEMLHEVDEKMQEAPLDIKKVSFLFQEANTQVTNTVEMIYELVELCIRSEEAIQYGNRYRRESDQINQLLTDAEKAFRQFDYQQSLSLAEEAIELAEGNRVKRWLSKRKKNASA; translated from the coding sequence ATGAAGAAGACTTTTCTAGCGTTTTTTACATTCATATTGTTCATTGGGTTTCTTTTTATCACAGAGACAGGTTATTCCGCTGAGTTACCTGAGAAAACCGATGAAGTGGTTCAAGATGAGGCTGATTTTTTTAAAAGACCTGAAAAAGAACAGATTACCTCTCTAGTCAATCAGTTGCCGGAAGAGTATAAAATCGTGGTGGTAAAAGAGACAAGTCCCTTGACCATTGACCAATTTACCGATGAATTGTTTGATACATATAATATTTCCGATAACGGCATGTTAATTGTCATTAATTCCAGTGATAATACCATTGCGATTAAACCAGGATCTCAATTAGAGAAAAATGGGATTAATAAAAAAATGATTCTTGACAAGCTCTCGTTTTATTATACTCCCTATGCAAAGGAAGGGAATTATGCCACTGGAATTCTTACATTCATCCAGCAAATCAGTGAAGAGGTTCAAAAAAGCAAAATCAAAAAGGAAAAAGAGCAGGGCACTGTCGTTGACGGAAATCCATTGGTCAACAAAGAAGTAAAAAAGGGCTACCCCTTGTGGTTCATCATTTTCCTTACACTGCTTTTTATTGTGTTGGTCTTTGGATTAATCATTTACTGGAGAAGAAAAAGATTATTATCTGCCATTGATAGCATGGAAGAGTGGAAGGATCAATTAAATGAACAGATGGCCAATTTTGTCCTTTCAGAAAAAAATGAAGTAAAAAAATATGAGGGAGAAACAAAGCAGCTTCTGATCAATACATTGGATCAGGCCAATCATATCCTAGAAAAAGGCCTTCCTGAGATAGAAGTTCAAATGATGGAGGCAGAGGAATACTGTGATCGTTTTCGTTTTAAAAAAGGCTGGTACCTAATCGATCAGATGGAGATCCATCTGAAAAATGTTGAATCCCAATTGGAGTCTATGAAAGGGCAGTTTAAAGAGGTAGAAAGCACCCAGAATCATACGATAGACCTTTCCATGAAGGTAAAAAAAGAAAAAGAAGCTGTTAAAACTGTATTTAATCAACTGAAGACAAAGCATCATGTAACTTTTGATAGCTTCGCCAATGAGCTAGAAAAGTTGGAGAAATGGGAGAACAGGCTGGTTGACCTCATGCAGGGGAATGATGTGGTAGCTACTTATGGGGGATGGGCCGAACTTTACGCCCACTTGGAGAAGCTGCATGAGTATATTTTGTCTGCAGCTTCCCTCTATCATGAAGTGGAACAGGAACTAAAAAATGAAATGACGAATTTACAAGATTTAATCGCTGAATTCAGATCAGAAGGGGTTCGTGTTGACTACATTTTGACAGATGAACAGCTAAAGGGGATGGAGGAGCAACGCTTACGTCTATTGGTGGATTGGGAAGAGGGGCAGTTTGAAAAACTGAAGGAAAAGATGGATCGGTTGAAGTCCCAAATGACTGAATGGATAACTCGGTTGAAACAGGAAAAGGAAAACAAAGAGCAGGTGATTGATCTTTTCCACCGGCTTCCTGAATGGTTATCCGTTATCGATCATGAAAGGGGAATCATTCTTAAAGAGTTGGAACATCTTCATGATCGGTATCAACTGGATGAAGGAGAGTTATTTGATGACTTCCGTGATTTTGATAGCCAGGTCAATCAGGTAAAGGAAAAATTGCACCGTTCCACCGGGTTGATAAAAGAACATCTGCAAAGTTTTTCTGATTCCCTTGCTCAGTTGAAAGAGATTGAAGGGCTCATAGAAGAGCTGGATAAAAGGAAAAATCAGATCCTTGGACTCCTTAACAATCTGAAGAAGGATGAGGATGAGATCAAGGAGAACATGCTAAATTTATCAAAGCAGCTTCGCCGGGCTGTGGAAGAAATGAAAAGAAGCCGTTTGCCTGGCATTCCTGATCATATTATTAATGGCGTTCATATTGCCCAGGAAATGTTGCATGAAGTGGACGAGAAGATGCAGGAAGCTCCCCTGGACATTAAGAAAGTATCCTTTCTGTTTCAGGAAGCGAATACTCAGGTAACCAATACCGTTGAAATGATCTATGAATTGGTGGAACTGTGCATCCGTTCCGAAGAGGCCATTCAGTACGGGAATCGCTATCGTCGGGAATCTGATCAAATCAATCAACTATTGACGGATGCTGAAAAAGCCTTCCGCCAATTTGATTATCAGCAATCCCTGTCCTTGGCAGAGGAAGCCATCGAGCTGGCTGAAGGTAACCGGGTAAAAAGGTGGTTGTCAAAACGGAAAAAGAATGCAAGTGCCTAA
- a CDS encoding dihydrofolate reductase family protein — translation MGTQRKVILYIAISVDGYIARENGDIDWLLEAETQGEGDNGYAEFYKTIDTVLMGKKTYDQVLTLVDEFPYPQKKCYVFSTSESREDQYVDFVSENVVSFTRRLKQQEGTNIWLVGGAELLDTFLKEKLVDEFIITIIPIMLGKGIPLFKADNPEYKLHLKETTRYGQFVQIHYEVR, via the coding sequence ATGGGCACACAAAGAAAAGTGATTTTATATATAGCAATAAGCGTGGATGGATATATTGCTAGGGAAAACGGGGATATCGATTGGTTGCTTGAGGCAGAAACCCAAGGAGAAGGTGACAATGGATATGCAGAATTTTATAAAACTATTGATACTGTCCTAATGGGGAAGAAAACTTATGACCAAGTGTTAACCTTAGTGGATGAATTTCCATATCCTCAGAAAAAGTGCTATGTGTTTTCTACTTCAGAGAGTAGAGAAGATCAATATGTTGATTTTGTAAGTGAAAATGTAGTCAGTTTCACAAGAAGATTAAAACAACAAGAAGGTACAAACATTTGGCTTGTTGGTGGTGCGGAATTATTGGACACTTTCTTAAAAGAGAAGTTGGTTGATGAATTTATCATTACCATTATCCCTATTATGCTAGGAAAAGGAATACCTCTGTTCAAAGCTGATAATCCTGAATATAAATTGCACTTAAAAGAAACCACTCGTTACGGACAATTTGTACAAATTCATTATGAGGTAAGATGA
- a CDS encoding GNAT family N-acetyltransferase, with protein sequence MFTYIVDTDIELRLLEIRNAQELYKLTDSNREYLREWLPWVDDSKSYEDTKIFIERTRKQYASNNGFQAGIWYKGEIAGVIGYHKINWFHKSTSIGYWLAEKYGGKGIMTKSCEALINYALVDLNLNRVEIR encoded by the coding sequence ATGTTTACATATATTGTTGATACTGATATAGAACTTAGATTACTTGAGATCAGGAATGCACAAGAACTTTATAAGTTAACTGATTCAAATAGAGAATATTTAAGAGAGTGGCTACCATGGGTAGATGATTCAAAAAGTTATGAAGATACTAAGATATTTATTGAAAGGACAAGGAAACAATATGCATCAAATAATGGTTTTCAAGCAGGGATTTGGTATAAGGGAGAAATAGCTGGAGTTATAGGATATCATAAAATTAATTGGTTCCATAAATCAACGAGTATAGGATATTGGCTTGCTGAAAAATATGGAGGGAAAGGCATTATGACAAAATCTTGTGAAGCTTTAATCAATTATGCACTGGTTGATTTGAACTTAAATAGAGTTGAAATTAGGTGA
- a CDS encoding GNAT family N-acetyltransferase, translating to MIFETDNFMISTVEEKDIEDVLEIYNSNTEFLQKHMDRSEITIEWLKEELEEMKRAGFNSYKMIEKSAGKTFGILDIKIAEESYLSLLMIHNDYKDKGYGKEIYTKIEDYIKTSTSKSIRIDVVTDYNRKVENFWERNGFKKVGYVELNWTGKRLPAVTMRKKIRNLHTEHIFPYNKHIHHKS from the coding sequence ATGATTTTTGAAACAGATAATTTTATGATATCTACTGTAGAAGAAAAGGATATTGAAGATGTTTTAGAAATATATAACTCAAATACAGAATTTCTTCAAAAGCACATGGATAGAAGTGAGATAACAATAGAATGGTTAAAAGAAGAATTAGAAGAAATGAAAAGAGCAGGTTTCAATTCTTATAAAATGATAGAAAAATCAGCAGGAAAAACGTTTGGTATTTTGGATATTAAAATAGCAGAGGAAAGTTACTTATCCTTATTAATGATACATAATGATTATAAGGATAAAGGATATGGAAAAGAAATATATACAAAAATAGAAGATTACATAAAAACCTCTACTAGTAAATCTATAAGAATTGATGTTGTTACTGATTATAACAGGAAAGTTGAAAACTTTTGGGAAAGAAACGGATTTAAGAAGGTAGGATATGTAGAACTAAATTGGACTGGTAAACGATTACCAGCAGTTACAATGAGGAAAAAAATTCGCAACTTGCATACAGAACACATATTCCCATATAATAAGCATATACATCATAAATCATAG
- a CDS encoding YolD-like family protein: MDQSLKRGNMLWEGSRFTLPEHVEALAKKKKESNRFLPPELDQLELEELNRRIQHAFAKKCCVIIGFYDEFSYHEITGMIEKIDVYQRKILISSETGVTFISFDKLLKVEFAEQECFADEC; the protein is encoded by the coding sequence ATGGATCAATCGCTGAAAAGAGGGAATATGTTGTGGGAAGGCTCCCGTTTTACTTTGCCGGAACATGTGGAAGCCCTGGCAAAAAAGAAAAAGGAAAGCAACAGATTTCTACCTCCTGAATTGGATCAATTGGAACTGGAGGAGTTGAATCGCCGGATTCAGCATGCCTTTGCCAAAAAATGTTGCGTGATTATTGGTTTTTATGATGAGTTCTCCTATCATGAGATAACAGGTATGATTGAGAAGATCGATGTTTACCAAAGGAAAATCCTGATTTCATCAGAAACGGGAGTCACTTTTATTTCATTTGACAAGCTATTGAAAGTGGAATTTGCGGAACAGGAGTGTTTTGCTGATGAATGTTGA
- a CDS encoding BaiN/RdsA family NAD(P)/FAD-dependent oxidoreductase: MNVDVIVIGGGPSGLMASIAAGSHGARVLLVEKGGQLGRKLAISGGGRCNVTNAGDLNFIVKNIPGNGRFLYSALSQFNNWDIIAFFEDLGIQLKEEDRGRMFPVSDKAKDVVNALVKKVVETGAEIRKFSPVEKVLYDHDSKKVKGILLKSGEKIFSDHVIISVGGMSVPHTGSTGDGYAWAREAGHTITELYPTEVPIISDEDFIQDRSLQGLSLRDVELTVWDPKEKRIIRHEGDMLFTHFGLSGPISLRCSSFVVKGLKKYGVSKLLMTIDLIPAKNTEEIELDIYHLAEEHHKKIVKNVLKGYLPDRLIPILLQKAGLEDDLTFLHIPKEKWHHLAKLVKAFPVHVNGTLSIEEAFVTGGGVNLKEIDPKTMHSKIMEGLAFSGEILDIQGYTGGFNLTAAMVTGYVAGKSAAEESKKKQRI, encoded by the coding sequence ATGAATGTTGATGTCATTGTGATAGGAGGAGGGCCTTCCGGTTTAATGGCATCCATTGCTGCCGGGAGCCATGGGGCGAGGGTTCTTCTGGTGGAAAAAGGGGGACAGCTTGGCCGCAAACTGGCCATTTCCGGCGGGGGGCGCTGCAATGTGACCAATGCCGGAGACCTCAATTTTATTGTGAAAAACATTCCAGGGAATGGGCGATTCTTGTACTCAGCCCTTTCCCAATTTAATAACTGGGATATTATTGCCTTTTTTGAGGATCTTGGCATCCAACTGAAGGAAGAAGACAGAGGACGAATGTTTCCCGTTTCTGACAAAGCCAAAGATGTAGTGAATGCCCTGGTAAAGAAGGTGGTGGAGACTGGAGCAGAGATCCGGAAATTTTCTCCGGTGGAGAAAGTCCTGTATGATCATGACAGTAAGAAAGTGAAAGGGATACTCTTAAAATCCGGAGAGAAGATTTTTTCAGACCATGTGATTATTTCCGTTGGCGGGATGTCAGTTCCCCATACGGGTTCAACGGGGGATGGATACGCTTGGGCCAGGGAGGCAGGGCATACCATTACCGAATTATACCCCACGGAAGTGCCGATTATCTCTGATGAGGATTTTATCCAAGACAGATCACTGCAGGGATTATCCCTTAGAGACGTGGAATTAACGGTGTGGGACCCAAAGGAAAAAAGGATCATCAGACATGAAGGGGACATGCTTTTCACCCATTTTGGTTTGTCAGGTCCTATTTCTTTAAGATGCAGTTCTTTTGTCGTAAAAGGATTAAAAAAATATGGGGTATCCAAACTGTTAATGACGATTGACCTGATTCCCGCAAAGAATACCGAAGAAATTGAGTTGGATATTTATCATTTGGCAGAGGAGCATCACAAAAAAATCGTCAAAAATGTCTTAAAAGGATATTTGCCGGATCGGTTGATTCCTATTCTTCTTCAAAAAGCAGGCTTGGAGGATGATTTGACCTTTTTGCACATCCCCAAAGAAAAATGGCATCACCTTGCCAAATTAGTAAAAGCTTTTCCCGTCCATGTGAATGGCACTCTTTCCATCGAGGAAGCATTTGTTACTGGAGGAGGGGTAAATCTCAAGGAAATTGATCCCAAGACGATGCACTCCAAAATCATGGAGGGCCTTGCCTTTTCAGGGGAGATCCTTGATATTCAAGGATATACGGGAGGATTTAATCTGACGGCCGCCATGGTCACCGGATATGTGGCAGGCAAAAGTGCAGCCGAGGAGAGCAAGAAAAAACAAAGGATATAA
- the brnQ gene encoding branched-chain amino acid transport system II carrier protein, whose product MNQLSRKEIWAIGLMMFALFLGAGNMIFPPMMGLQAGNDVWTAVIGFLITGVGLPLMGVAAVALAGGGLQDLASRVDKTFGVIFTVAAFLAIGPLLAIPRTSAVAYEIGVVSFLPDSFQSSSMIFIFSFTFFALTYWLALNPSKLVDRFGKFMTPVLLTVITILFIKGVSSPLASVGESQFTNPLSRGFLDGYNTMDAIASLIFGLLVIARIRERGVTDKRAITKLTIKAGVIAAAGLSFFYVGLAYLGSTSGQALGPVENGGQLLAGISQQLLGTFGLGLLSVAIFFATLTTSVGLVSSTGEYFTDLFKKKIPYPVMIGIITAFSFVIANTGLTTILKISVPILVAIYPVAIVIILLTLAQNLFGAHTIIYKGGVIGAGIISLMDGVKAAGFNLSAIDNVLSQIPLMGILMGQGLGWIIPSAIGIICGAIIMKISHRKPVMMPDS is encoded by the coding sequence ATGAATCAACTATCAAGAAAAGAAATTTGGGCTATAGGGTTAATGATGTTTGCCTTGTTCTTGGGAGCAGGAAACATGATCTTTCCCCCAATGATGGGACTCCAAGCTGGAAACGATGTATGGACAGCTGTTATTGGATTCCTTATCACTGGTGTTGGTTTGCCTCTGATGGGGGTAGCGGCAGTAGCATTAGCTGGGGGCGGTTTGCAGGATTTGGCATCCCGGGTAGATAAAACATTTGGCGTTATTTTTACAGTGGCAGCCTTTTTAGCCATTGGTCCCCTTTTGGCTATTCCAAGAACCAGTGCGGTTGCTTATGAAATCGGGGTGGTTTCGTTTTTACCCGATTCTTTTCAATCATCATCTATGATCTTTATTTTTTCATTTACATTTTTTGCTTTAACCTATTGGTTAGCTTTAAACCCGTCAAAACTAGTGGATCGGTTCGGAAAATTTATGACTCCGGTATTACTGACGGTGATCACAATTTTATTCATTAAAGGCGTGTCATCACCGCTTGCATCTGTTGGTGAAAGCCAATTCACCAATCCGTTATCCCGAGGGTTTTTGGACGGCTATAATACCATGGATGCCATTGCTTCTCTTATTTTCGGGTTATTGGTCATTGCCAGAATCCGCGAAAGGGGAGTAACAGACAAAAGGGCAATTACGAAGTTAACAATAAAGGCCGGAGTCATCGCTGCTGCAGGATTATCTTTCTTCTATGTAGGACTTGCTTACCTTGGCTCAACAAGCGGACAAGCCCTCGGTCCTGTGGAAAATGGCGGACAGCTTTTGGCAGGAATATCTCAGCAATTGTTAGGAACATTCGGGCTGGGACTCCTAAGTGTTGCCATCTTTTTTGCCACATTAACAACATCCGTTGGATTAGTTTCCAGTACCGGTGAATATTTTACCGATTTGTTTAAGAAAAAAATTCCTTATCCCGTGATGATTGGTATCATTACTGCCTTCAGTTTCGTCATTGCCAATACGGGATTAACCACGATTTTGAAGATTTCTGTGCCTATATTGGTTGCCATCTATCCAGTGGCTATCGTGATCATCCTTCTTACCTTAGCCCAGAACTTGTTTGGTGCCCACACCATTATCTATAAGGGCGGGGTAATTGGCGCAGGGATTATCAGTCTGATGGACGGTGTGAAAGCCGCAGGATTTAATTTGTCTGCCATCGACAATGTTCTCAGCCAAATTCCATTGATGGGAATCCTTATGGGCCAAGGTCTCGGCTGGATTATTCCATCCGCTATCGGAATCATTTGCGGAGCCATCATCATGAAAATCAGCCATAGAAAACCAGTGATGATGCCCGATTCATGA
- a CDS encoding electron transfer flavoprotein subunit beta/FixA family protein, with amino-acid sequence MHIVVCVKQVPDTKIIKINPKTNTLDRNSAPAILNPYDAHAVEEAVRLKQRYGGKVTVLSMGPPQAVSALKKCVEIGADDGYLISDRAFAGADTLATSYALFKALEQIADKEPIDLILCGKQAIDGDTGQVGPGIARRLNIPPLTFVNKIEEIDVNHKTITVHRKLETGVQVVQSTLPCLLTVEKEINEVSYSPLPNMIKAARFQPTIWTVNDLAGVNRDQLGLKGSPTVVGKMFTPPKPSAGKKLEGSADQQVRQVIDILFKEKKELFAWKGEA; translated from the coding sequence ATGCACATTGTTGTTTGTGTCAAGCAGGTGCCGGATACGAAGATCATCAAGATTAACCCGAAGACAAATACGCTGGACCGAAACAGTGCACCTGCGATTTTGAACCCTTATGATGCCCATGCAGTGGAAGAAGCGGTTCGATTAAAACAGAGATATGGAGGAAAAGTCACAGTCCTTTCCATGGGTCCACCTCAGGCGGTCAGTGCATTGAAGAAATGTGTGGAAATTGGAGCCGATGATGGATATCTTATTTCAGACCGTGCATTTGCTGGTGCCGATACTTTGGCGACAAGTTATGCACTGTTTAAGGCCCTTGAGCAAATTGCCGATAAAGAGCCAATTGATCTGATTTTGTGTGGAAAACAGGCGATTGATGGAGATACCGGACAGGTTGGTCCCGGCATTGCCAGAAGATTAAACATTCCGCCACTTACTTTTGTCAACAAAATTGAAGAAATTGATGTAAATCATAAAACAATTACAGTTCATCGCAAGCTTGAAACTGGCGTTCAGGTGGTACAGTCTACTTTACCCTGCCTTTTAACAGTAGAAAAGGAAATCAATGAGGTTTCCTATTCTCCGCTTCCAAATATGATTAAAGCTGCGAGATTTCAGCCTACCATTTGGACGGTCAACGATCTGGCCGGAGTAAATCGCGACCAGTTAGGTTTAAAGGGGTCACCTACCGTTGTAGGAAAAATGTTTACTCCTCCAAAGCCGTCTGCCGGCAAGAAATTGGAAGGTTCTGCCGATCAACAAGTTCGTCAGGTTATTGACATTTTATTTAAAGAGAAAAAAGAACTATTTGCCTGGAAGGGGGAAGCGTAA